One Aegilops tauschii subsp. strangulata cultivar AL8/78 chromosome 7, Aet v6.0, whole genome shotgun sequence genomic window carries:
- the LOC109755787 gene encoding probable glycosyltransferase At5g25310, whose translation MAAAAARLRAVALSGALLVLVVGVFSVSGAEAPTSSSSPSSSPLVQQAAFTSRRPSVERELDAARAAIRRAARRHGNNTSSTPGTWFRGDDVDYALLARVYRNPAAFHRSYVEMERRFKVYVYEEGEPPILHAGPCKNIYTIEGRFIEQLEFLAPPAAGVRTWDADRAHAFFLPFSVVQMVHFAYRHLSYDRAPLLSLVGDYVRVVASRHPFWNRSAGADHFMLSCHDWGPDASKGDPELYANGIRALCNANTSEGFRPGKDVSIPEINLYDGDTPRQLLGPSPGLSARPYLAFFAGGRHGHVRDLLLRHWKGRDPATFPVYEYDLPSTTGGNNSSSRNRRGRDRQSDYFAYMHRSRFCLCPSGHEVASPRVVEAIHAGCVPVLVSDGYALPFADVLRWESFSVSVPVADIPRLKEVLEGIPTAEVERLRDGVRLVKRHFTLRQPPERLDMFHMILHSVWLRRLNFRLDH comes from the exons ATGGCTGCCGCTGCTGCGCGCTTGCGTGCCGTTGCGCTTTCGGGCGCCCTCCTCGTCCTCGTGGTCGGCGTCTTCTCCGTCTCTGGCGCGGAGGCGCCGACCAGCTcttcgtcgccgtcgtcgtctCCTCTGGTGCAGCAGGCGGCTTTTACCAGCAGGAGGCCGAGCGTGGAGCGGGAGCTCGACGCCGCGCGAGCCGCGATACGGCGCGCGGCGCGGCGCCATGGCAACAACACCAGCTCCACGCCGGGCACATGGTTTCGTGGCGACGACGTCGATTATGCTCTCCTTGCGAGGGTGTACCGCAACCCGGCAGCCTTCCACCG GAGCTACGTGGAGATGGAGAGGCGGTTCAAGGTGTACGTGTACGAGGAAGGGGAGCCGCCGATCCTGCATGCGGGGCCCTGCAAGAACATCTACACAATCGAGGGCCGCTTCATCGAGCAGCTCGAGTTCCTGGCGCCGCCGGCGGCCGGCGTCCGGACGTGGGACGCCGACCGCGCGcacgccttcttcctccccttCAGCGTCGTCCAGATGGTGCACTTTGCGTACCGCCACCTCTCCTACGACCGCGCCCCGCTCCTCTCTCTCGTCGGCGACTACGTCCGCGTCGTCGCCTCCCGCCACCCCTTCTGGAACCGCTCCGCCGGCGCCGACCACTTCATGCTCTCCTGCCACGACTGG GGTCCTGACGCGTCCAAGGGGGACCCGGAGCTGTACGCGAATGGCATCCGAGCGCTCTGCAACGCCAACACGTCGGAGGGGTTCCGGCCAGGGAAGGACGTGAGCATCCCGGAGATCAACCTCTACGATGGCGACACGCCGCGGCAGCTCCTGGGCCCCTCGCCGGGGCTGTCGGCGCGGCCCTACCTGGCCTTCTTCGCCGGCGGGCGGCACGGCCACGTCCGCGACCTGCTGCTCCGCCACTGGAAGGGCCGCGACCCGGCCACCTTCCCCGTGTACGAGTACGACCTCCCTTCCACCACCGGCGGCAACAACAGCAGCAGTCGCAACCGGCGAGGCCGTGACCGGCAGAGTGACTACTTCGCCTACATGCACCGGTCGCGCTTCTGCCTGTGCCCGAGCGGGCACGAGGTGGCGAGCCCGCGCGTGGTGGAGGCTATCCACGCCGGCTGCGTGCCCGTGTTAGTGTCGGACGGGTACGCGCTGCCCTTCGCCGACGTGCTGCGGTGGGAGTCGTTCTCGGTGTCCGTGCCCGTCGCCGACATCCCCAGGCTGAAGGAGGTGCTGGAGGGGATACCGACGGCGGAGGTGGAGCGGCTCCGGGACGGGGTGCGGCTGGTGAAGCGGCACTTCACGCTGCGGCAGCCGCCGGAGAGGCTCGACATGTTCCACATGATCCTGCACTCCGTCTGGCTCAGGAGGCTCAACTTCAGACTCGACCACTAG